The following proteins come from a genomic window of Citrobacter europaeus:
- the pat gene encoding protein lysine acetyltransferase, whose translation MSQRGLEALLRPKSIAVIGASMKPNRAGYLMMRNLLAGGFNGPVLPVTPAWKAVLGVLAWPNINSLPFSPDLAVLCTNASRNLALLEALGEKGCKTCIILSAPAAQHAELLACASRYNIRLLGPNSLGLLAPWQGLNASFSPVPIKRGKLAFISQSAAVSNTILDWAQQREMGFSYFIALGDSLDIDVDELLDYLARDSKTSAILLYLEHLSDARRFVSAARSASRNKPILVIKSGRSPAAQRLLHTSAGMDPAWDAAIQRAGLLRVQDTHELFSAVETLSHMRPLRGDRLMIISNGAAPAALALDELWSKNGKLATLSEDTSQKLRDTLPEHVDIANPLDLRDDASSEHYVKTLDILLASQDFDALMVIHSPSAAAPGTESAQALIEAVKRHPRGKFVSLLTNWCGEFSSQEARRLFSEAGLPTYRTPEGTITAFMHMVEYRRNQKQLRETPALPDYLTTNTAEAHNLLQQAIAEGATSLDTHEVQPILQAYGLHTLPTWIASDSAEAVHIAEQIGYPVALKLRSPDIPHKSEVQGVMLYLRTATEVQQAANAIFDRVKMAWPQARIHGLLVQSMANRAGAQELRVVVEHDPVFGPLIMLGEGGVEWRPEEQAVVALPPLNMNLARYLVIQGIKNKKIRARSALRPLDIAGLSQLLVQVSNLIVDCPEIQRLDIHPLLASAGEFTALDVTLDIAPFTGDNESRLAVRPYPHQLEEWVELKNGERCLFRPILPEDEPHLQQFISQVTKEDLYYRYFSEINEFTHEDLANMTQIDYDREMAFVAVRCKDNQQEILGVTRAISDPDNVDAEFAVLVRSDLKGLGLGRRLMEKLIAYTRDHGLIRLNGITMPNNRGMVALARKLGFAVDVQLEEGIVGLTLNLAQFEES comes from the coding sequence ATGAGTCAGCGTGGTCTGGAAGCACTACTGCGACCGAAATCCATTGCAGTGATTGGGGCGTCAATGAAGCCTAATCGCGCGGGTTACCTGATGATGCGTAACCTGCTTGCCGGGGGATTCAATGGACCTGTTTTACCGGTGACGCCCGCATGGAAAGCGGTGTTGGGCGTACTGGCCTGGCCCAATATCAATAGCCTGCCTTTTAGCCCGGACCTCGCCGTATTGTGCACCAATGCCAGCCGTAACCTGGCGTTACTCGAAGCGCTTGGCGAGAAAGGCTGTAAAACCTGCATTATTCTCTCGGCTCCCGCGGCACAGCACGCAGAACTGCTGGCCTGCGCATCACGCTACAACATACGTTTGCTGGGGCCCAACAGCCTGGGACTTCTCGCCCCCTGGCAGGGGCTTAACGCCAGCTTTTCCCCTGTCCCGATTAAGCGCGGCAAGCTGGCTTTTATCTCTCAATCCGCTGCCGTATCCAATACCATACTCGACTGGGCACAGCAGAGAGAAATGGGCTTTTCTTACTTTATCGCGCTGGGTGACAGCCTGGATATCGACGTTGATGAACTGCTGGATTACCTGGCGCGCGACAGCAAAACCAGCGCAATATTGCTGTATCTCGAACATTTAAGCGATGCCCGGCGCTTTGTTTCCGCCGCCCGTAGCGCCTCGCGCAATAAACCCATTCTGGTGATTAAGAGCGGTCGCAGTCCAGCGGCGCAGCGTTTACTGCATACCAGCGCAGGGATGGACCCCGCCTGGGACGCGGCTATCCAGCGCGCCGGTTTATTACGCGTGCAAGATACTCACGAACTGTTCTCGGCGGTCGAAACCCTGAGCCACATGCGTCCGCTGCGTGGCGACAGACTGATGATCATCAGCAATGGGGCCGCGCCAGCCGCACTGGCATTAGATGAACTGTGGTCAAAAAATGGCAAGCTGGCGACGCTGAGCGAAGATACCAGCCAGAAATTACGCGATACCTTGCCTGAACATGTTGATATCGCCAACCCGCTGGATCTGCGTGATGATGCCAGCAGCGAACACTACGTTAAAACGCTGGATATTTTGCTCGCCAGCCAGGATTTCGACGCGCTGATGGTAATTCACTCCCCCAGCGCGGCCGCTCCCGGCACCGAAAGCGCGCAAGCATTAATCGAAGCGGTAAAGCGACATCCACGCGGTAAGTTCGTCTCGTTGCTGACCAACTGGTGCGGAGAGTTTTCCTCTCAGGAGGCCCGTAGACTGTTTAGCGAAGCCGGATTACCTACCTACCGTACGCCGGAAGGCACCATCACTGCGTTTATGCATATGGTGGAGTATCGGCGTAACCAGAAGCAGTTGCGGGAAACGCCTGCGCTGCCGGACTACCTGACCACCAACACCGCCGAAGCGCATAATCTGTTACAGCAGGCGATTGCTGAAGGAGCAACGTCGCTGGATACCCATGAAGTGCAGCCGATTTTACAGGCCTATGGCTTACACACTCTGCCAACGTGGATCGCCAGCGACAGCGCAGAAGCCGTACACATCGCGGAGCAAATCGGCTACCCGGTGGCGCTAAAGCTGCGTTCTCCTGATATCCCGCATAAATCAGAAGTTCAGGGGGTAATGCTCTACCTGCGTACGGCAACAGAAGTGCAGCAGGCCGCCAATGCGATTTTTGATCGGGTAAAAATGGCCTGGCCGCAGGCACGCATTCACGGTTTATTAGTACAAAGTATGGCGAATCGCGCTGGCGCTCAGGAGCTTCGCGTCGTTGTTGAACACGACCCGGTATTTGGCCCATTGATTATGCTGGGTGAAGGTGGGGTTGAGTGGCGACCGGAAGAACAAGCCGTGGTGGCATTGCCGCCATTGAATATGAATCTGGCGCGTTATCTGGTGATCCAGGGGATCAAAAATAAGAAGATCCGCGCTCGTAGCGCACTACGCCCACTGGATATCGCCGGGTTAAGCCAGCTTCTGGTGCAGGTCTCCAACCTAATCGTCGATTGTCCGGAAATTCAGCGTCTGGATATTCATCCGCTGCTGGCCTCCGCCGGTGAATTTACCGCACTGGATGTCACGCTGGACATTGCCCCATTCACGGGCGATAACGAAAGCAGACTGGCGGTACGTCCCTACCCCCATCAGCTAGAAGAATGGGTAGAGTTGAAAAACGGCGAGCGCTGCCTGTTCCGCCCCATTTTGCCAGAGGATGAGCCTCATCTGCAGCAGTTCATTTCTCAGGTAACCAAAGAAGATCTTTATTATCGCTATTTCAGTGAGATCAACGAATTTACCCACGAAGATTTAGCCAATATGACGCAGATCGACTACGATCGGGAAATGGCCTTTGTTGCGGTACGGTGTAAAGATAATCAGCAAGAGATCCTCGGCGTAACGAGGGCAATCTCGGATCCTGATAACGTTGACGCCGAGTTTGCCGTGCTGGTACGTTCAGATCTCAAAGGGCTCGGACTGGGCCGTCGGTTGATGGAAAAGTTAATTGCATATACCCGAGATCACGGACTTATCCGTTTGAATGGTATTACGATGCCAAACAATCGTGGGATGGTCGCCCTGGCCCGAAAACTCGGGTTTGCTGTTGACGTCCAGCTCGAAGAGGGAATTGTTGGGCTAACGCTTAATCTGGCCCAATTTGAGGAATCGTGA
- a CDS encoding YfiM family lipoprotein, giving the protein MRLFILTSILAISGCSHMANDRWSGQDKAQHFIASAMLAAAGNEYAQHQGNSRDRSAAIGLMFSVSLGASKELWDSRPAGSGWSWKDFAWDVAGASTGYAVWQLAHY; this is encoded by the coding sequence GTGCGCCTGTTTATTCTTACCAGTATCCTGGCCATTTCTGGCTGCAGCCACATGGCAAATGACCGCTGGAGCGGACAAGACAAAGCTCAACACTTCATCGCCTCCGCCATGCTTGCCGCAGCCGGAAATGAATATGCCCAACATCAGGGTAACAGCCGCGATCGCAGTGCGGCTATCGGCCTGATGTTCTCAGTCAGCCTGGGCGCGTCAAAAGAGTTGTGGGACAGCCGCCCCGCAGGGAGCGGCTGGAGCTGGAAGGACTTCGCCTGGGATGTTGCAGGCGCGTCTACCGGCTATGCGGTCTGGCAACTGGCACATTACTAG
- the pssA gene encoding CDP-diacylglycerol--serine O-phosphatidyltransferase: MLSKFKRNKHQQHLAQLPKISQSVDDVDFFYAPANFRETLLEKIASATRRICIIALYLEQDDGGKGILDALYAAKRQRPELDVRVLVDWHRAQRGRIGAAASNTNADWYCRMAQENPGIDIPVYGVPINTREALGVLHFKGFIIDDSVLYSGASLNDVYLHQHDKYRYDRYQLIRNAQMADIMFDWVTQNLMNGRGVNRLDDINRPKSPEIKNDIRLYRQELRDASFHFQGDADNEQLSVTPLVGLGKSSLLNKTIFHLMPCAEHKLTICTPYFNLPAILVRNIIQLLREGKKVEIIVGDKTANDFFIPEDEPFKIIGALPYLYEINLRRFLSRLQYYVNTDQLVVRLWKDDDNTYHLKGMWVDDKWMLLTGNNLNPRAWRLDLENAILIHDPKQELTPLRDKELELIRTHTTVVKHYRDLQSIADYPVKVRKLIRRLRRIRIDRLISRIL; this comes from the coding sequence ATGTTGTCAAAATTTAAGCGTAATAAACATCAACAACACCTTGCCCAACTACCCAAGATTTCTCAGTCAGTTGATGATGTAGATTTCTTTTATGCTCCCGCTAATTTCAGGGAGACTCTGCTGGAAAAAATAGCCAGCGCGACGCGACGGATCTGCATTATTGCGCTGTACCTGGAACAGGATGACGGTGGCAAAGGCATACTCGACGCGCTCTATGCGGCAAAACGGCAGCGTCCTGAGCTGGATGTCCGGGTGCTTGTGGACTGGCACCGAGCCCAGCGCGGACGTATTGGTGCTGCGGCTTCGAATACCAACGCTGACTGGTATTGCCGAATGGCGCAAGAAAACCCTGGTATCGATATTCCTGTCTACGGCGTTCCGATTAACACCCGAGAAGCACTTGGCGTCCTGCATTTTAAAGGCTTTATCATCGATGACAGCGTCCTGTACAGCGGGGCCAGTCTGAACGATGTTTATCTGCATCAGCATGATAAATATCGCTATGACCGCTATCAGTTGATTCGCAACGCGCAAATGGCCGATATCATGTTCGATTGGGTTACACAGAACCTGATGAACGGTCGCGGCGTTAATCGCCTTGATGATATCAATCGCCCTAAAAGCCCGGAAATTAAAAATGACATCCGCCTGTACCGTCAGGAACTGCGCGATGCGTCATTCCATTTTCAGGGTGATGCGGATAATGAACAGCTTTCGGTTACGCCTCTGGTGGGACTTGGTAAATCCAGTCTGTTAAATAAGACCATTTTTCACCTCATGCCCTGCGCGGAGCACAAGCTCACAATCTGTACCCCTTATTTCAACCTGCCTGCCATACTGGTGCGCAATATCATTCAGCTGCTGCGTGAAGGGAAAAAGGTCGAAATCATTGTCGGTGATAAAACCGCCAACGACTTTTTCATTCCGGAAGATGAGCCATTCAAGATCATCGGTGCGCTGCCATATCTGTATGAAATCAATCTGCGCCGTTTCCTGAGCAGATTGCAGTATTACGTGAATACCGACCAGCTGGTCGTGCGCTTATGGAAAGATGATGACAATACCTATCATCTGAAAGGTATGTGGGTTGATGATAAATGGATGCTGCTCACCGGCAACAACCTTAACCCTCGCGCCTGGCGTCTGGATCTGGAAAACGCCATCCTTATCCACGATCCTAAGCAAGAGCTGACTCCCCTGCGCGATAAAGAGCTGGAGCTTATCCGCACGCATACCACAGTGGTTAAGCACTATCGCGACCTGCAAAGCATTGCTGACTATCCAGTCAAAGTGCGTAAGCTCATCCGTCGACTACGCCGTATTCGTATCGACAGATTAATTAGCCGTATTCTGTAA